The proteins below come from a single Tachysurus fulvidraco isolate hzauxx_2018 chromosome 13, HZAU_PFXX_2.0, whole genome shotgun sequence genomic window:
- the LOC113650789 gene encoding uncharacterized protein LOC113650789 isoform X2, with the protein MSSESQSFSIVEQSKISLTGSTFTSNLSIPSEVSNPIIQPTLPFVGAIHGGLKPDTAVLVQGAVPNNSKQFEINFQIGQSYGDGIAFHFNPRITLKYVYMNTLRNGKWEKDETVYDKIIPKETSFSLLILAKSEGYEVYVNGLWYYLFKHRMPLEQVSALGIRGDASISICGFINNWSKTSLCMEQSKIKGLGRSFLKMLPIPSELENPVIQPKIPYIGPISGGIKPGMALFIQGTINPSGYQVSVDFKLGEKKTDAIPFTFNPRIGQYVYMNTFLNGIWGKEQLVVDKPFTKGGTFCILIVVRSDCFQVLVNGWGHCTYTHRMYLGKITTLSIWGDVCIHYFGFAYNWCRSPFFKDQLKITDKGTSVKSPLVIPSEITKAVIQPKIPYSGPISGQLRPGMALYVRGTVLKDDCQFGIAFGARKNTYDDDSDVPFIFNPRFDQYIYQNNYRNNVWNKEELVYDKPFVKGENFTVVIVIIKEGFEVYVNGTRHSLFRHRDALQAIERIGIWGGVSVVFFGFLEDWTASSYFKELSKTIPVGSSPLSIFSIPSEISNLLIQPQLPYRGPINVDIKPGMAFYAEGSVLANANDFLINFLVGPSKTDDVLITFNPRIGQYLYLNTYRNGVWEKEQLAAYQPFMKGTAFNVLIVVTPQYYKMYVNGQKHSTYAHRIPFERIKTLVIMGDVKINFCGFTNNWRRSYALKRQPKLTDVGNTFTSLLPVPSEALHAVIQPTIPYVNTIQGGLKPKMAVLFHGVLPAHAQSFEINFKTGQYIDDSYNDIAFQFNPRMGQYVYMNSYIAKSWGKEECVSDKPFIKGAAFQLFIIITTDGFEVFINGMRHCIYMHRFPLEKITTLDICGDVSILVFSFIDDWSTLNLSQSNNRVMGSLDSRPSSLPLAVTGPFIQPTLPYVSKVAGGLRQNMALFFQGIIPLNSKGFEINLKTGESETDDIAFHFNPHSGQYVSLNSFINGSWDKGESVSYSPFNKGAGFYLFIAINSDNYQVFVNGLEHSTFKHCIPLEKVSTLDIRGDVSKLIYGIIDNWSSTCLCLDQSRITGMGNTFSSLLNTPADLSYVVIQPTLPHLCAIPGGLTTDMAVYFQGTVPAHAVIFEINFHTGWYAESDLSFHFSPRIGNFVYLNSYRNGKWENSESAPIKPFTKETSFNMFIVIKSEGYEVYVNGLFYCLFKHRQPLENNCAISIYGDVSIPIYGFIDNWSKSSFIADQSKITTKGTQSLVTLPAEVSQPIIQPALPYVGKITEGLKPDMAVFFQGTIPTHAKSFEINFKTGPSDGDDIAFHFNPRLGEFVNLNSFRNGSWEKREPTPEIPFLRGTALNMFVVITSEGYEVFVNGLIYCVFKHRIPLEKVSILAIRGDVILPICGITGNWKTCSFCTKETASSTPVPKDVSYLISNPTLPYITEFPGKIKQDMIILFQGTVPADAKSFEINLKTGPSDGDDIALNFNPRIGQYVYLNTFRDGTWEKQETAPDKPFSKGANFQILLVIKSEGYEVYVNGIILCMYKHRIPFQKVLTLAIGGDVSLSTCGFIDNWKTSSFYPLIVTSSPTPIPKDVTFPISNPTLPFVGKIQEEIQQDAALLFQGTVPADAKSFEINFKTGPSDKDDIAFQFNPYFGQYIYLNCFRNGKWEKEETAPDTPFTKGAAFQIIVVFKYEGYEVYVNGVKCCLFNHRIPLEKVSTLDFRGNVSMSMCNLISNWKTSSFYPLIVTSSPTPIPKDVTFPISNPTLPFVGKIQEGIQQDAALLFQGTVPADAKSFEINFKTGPSDKDDIAFQFNPRFGQYIYLNCFRNGKWEKEETAPDTPFTKGAAFQIIVVFKYEGYEVYVNGVKCCLFNHRIPPEKVSTLDFRGNVSMSMCNLISNWKTSSLFSGMGATSTTTIPLEVAYAVKSPTLPYMGNFQGNVKQDMAVLFQGTVPTDSQRTGRVYP; encoded by the exons ATGAGCTCC gaGAGCCAATCCTTCTCGATCGTCGAGCAATCAAAAATTTCACTCACAGGAAGCACATTTACAAGCAACTTGTCTATTCCTTCTGAGGTTTCAAATCCAATCATCCAGCCT ACACTTCCCTTTGTGGGTGCAATCCATGGAGGCTTAAAACCAGATACTGCTGTGTTGGTTCAGGGGGCTGTTCCTAACAATTCCAAACA attTGAGATAAATTTCCAGATAGGACAATCTTATGGTGATGGTATCGCATTTCACTTCAACCCTCGCATTACACTTAAATATGTTTACATGAACACCCTCAGAAATGGTAAATGGGAAAAAGATGAAACTGTTTATGACAAGATCATCCCCAAAGAGACATCTTTCAGTCTGCTGATTCTCGCCAAGTCAGAGGGATATGAg GTTTATGTGAACGGTCTGTGGTACTATCTGTTCAAACATCGCATGCCTCTAGAGCAAGTTTCAGCACTCGGCATTCGTGGAGATGCTTCTATTTCCATCTGTGGTTTTATCAAT AACTGGAGCAAAACTTCTCTATGTATGGAGCAATCGAAAATCAAAGGCTTGGGGAGATCGTTCTTGAAAATGTTACCCATCCCATCAGAGCTTGAAAACCCAGTCATCCAACCT AAAATACCTTATATTGGTCCTATTTCTGGAGGGATAAAACCAGGAATGGCTCTGTTTATCCAAGGGACTATTAATCCATCTGGATACCA ggtTTCAGTAGATTTCAAATtgggagaaaagaaaactgaTGCAATCCCATTTACTTTTAATCCACGTATTGGTCAATATGTGTACATGAACACCTTCTTAAATGGCATCTGGGGCAAAGAGCAATTAGTCGTAGATAAGCCCTTCACCAAAGGAGGAACCTTCTGTATACTGATTGTTGTCCGTTCAGATTGTTTCCAG GTCTTAGTAAATGGGTGGGGacactgcacatacacacaccgcaTGTATTTGGGTAAAATTACCACACTCAGCATTTGGGGAGATGTTTGTATCCACTACTTTGGCTTTGCTTAT AACTGGTGCAGATCACCTTTTTTTAAGGACCAACTGAAAATCACAGATAAAGGTACCTCAGTCAAAAGTCCTTTAGTCATCCCTTCTGAAATTACAAAGGCAGTCATCCAGCCT AAAATCCCCTATAGTGGACCAATATCTGGACAGTTGAGACCCGGAATGGCTCTGTATGTCCGTGGAACTGTTCTTAAAGATGACTGCCA GTTTGGAATCGCATTTGGAGCGCGTAAAAATACATATGATGATGATTCTGACGTCCCTTTTATTTTCAACCCGCGGTTTGATCAGTACATATACCAGAACAACTACAGGAATAACGTCTGGAACAAAGAAGAGTTGGTCTATGATAAACCCTTCGTCAAAGGAGAAAATTTCACTGTGGTGATTGTCATCATTAAGGAAGGATTTGAG GTTTATGTGAACGGAACAAGACACTCCTTGTTCAGGCATCGTGACGCTTTACAAGCCATTGAAAGAATTGGCATTTGGGGAGGTGTTTCAGTCGTTTTCTTTGGTTTCCTTGAG gACTGGACTGCATCATCTTACTTTAAGGAACTATCAAAGACCATACCTGTGGGGAGTTCCCCCTTGAGTATTTTTTCCATCCCATCTGAAATTTCAAACCTACTCATCCAGCCT CAACTTCCCTACCGTGGACCAATAAATGTAGACATAAAACCAGGAATGGCTTTCTATGCCGAAGGAAGTGTTCTTGCAAATGCCAATGA ctttttaataaatttcCTTGTAGGCCCAAGTAAAACTGATGACGTTCTAATTACGTTTAACCCTCGAATCGGTCAGTACTTATACCTGAACACCTACAGGAATGGTGTCTGGGAAAAAGAGCAATTGGCTGCTTATCAACCTTTTATGAAGGGAACGGCTTTCAACGTTCTGATTGTAGTCACTCCCCAATACTATAAG ATGTATGTGAATGGACAGAAACACAGCACGTACGCACACCGCATTCCTTTTGAAAGAATTAAAACACTTGTCATTATGGGGGATGTCAAGATCAACTTCTGTGGTTTTACCAAT aactGGAGGAGATCATACGCCTTAAAGCGCCAACCAAAACTCACAGATGTAGGAAACACATTCACAAGTCTGTTGCCAGTCCCATCAGAAGCTTTACATGCAGTCATTCAGCCT ACAATTCCTTATGTGAATACAATCCAAGGAGGATTAAAACCAAAGATGGCCGTGTTATTCCATGGTGTTCTTCCTGCACATGCCCAAAG ctttgaaattaattttaaaaccgGGCAGTATATTGATGACAGCTATAATGACATCGCGTTTCAGTTCAACCCACGCATGGGACAATACGTGTACATGAACAGCTACATAGCCAAGAGCTGGGGGAAGGAGGAATGTGTCTCTGACAAGCCCTTCATCAAGGGAGCAGCTTTCCAATTATTTATCATCATCACAACTGATGGATTTGAG GTCTTCATTAATGGCATGAGGCATTGCATATACATGCACCGCTTTCCCCTAGAGAAAATTACAACATTAGACATTTGTGGCGATGTTTCCATCCTTGTCTTTAGTTTTATTGAT GACTGGAGCACACTGAACTTGAGCCAATCAAATAACAGAGTCATGGGGAGTTTAGATTCAAGACCATCATCTCTGCCATTAGCGGTGACAGGTCCATTCATCCAGCCT ACACTTCCTTATGTGAGTAAAGTTGCAGGAGGACTAAGACAAAATATGGCTTTGTTCTTCCAAGGGATTATTCCTTTAAATAGCAAAGG ctttgaaataaatttaaaaacaggGGAGTCTGAGACTGATGACATCGCTTTTCACTTCAACCCCCATAGTGGTCAATATGTCAGCCTGAACAGCTTCATAAACGGTAGCTGGGACAAGGGGGAATCTGTTTCTTACAGTCCCTTCAACAAGGGAGCAGGCTTCTATCTGTTTATTGCAATCAATTCAGACAACTATCAG GTGTTTGTGAACGGCTTGGAGCACTCTACGTTCAAGCACTGCATTCCTCTGGAGAAAGTTTCCACACTTGATATCCGTGGTGACGTTTCCAAACTAATCTATGGTATAATTGAT AACTGGAGCAGTACATGTTTATGTTTGGATCAATCAAGAATTACAGGCATGGGGAACACGTTTTCAAGCCTGTTAAATACCCCTGCGGATTTGTCATATGTAGTCATTCAGCCT ACACTACCCCATTTATGTGCTATACCTGGAGGATTAACAACAGATATGGCAGTATACTTTCAAGGGACTGTTCCTGCACATGCTGTAAT CTTTGAGATTAACTTCCACACAGGTTGGTATGCAGAGAGTGATCTCTCTTTTCACTTTAGCCCTCGAATCGGGAATTTCGTATACTTGAACAGCTACAGAAATGGCAAATGGGAGAACAGTGAATCTGCCCCCATTAAACCCTTTACAAAAGAAACTTCctttaatatgtttattgtCATCAAGTCAGAAGGCTATGAG GTCTATGTGAATGGATTGTTCTACTGTTTGTTTAAGCACCGCCAACCTTTAGAGAATAATTGTGCTATTAGTATATATGGAGATGTTTCAATCCCCATCTATGGATTTATTGAT AACTGGAGCAAATCCTCTTTCATTGCGGACCAATCTAAAATCACAACCAAGGGGACTCAAAGTCTGGTAACGCTTCCAGCAGAGGTTTCACAGCCAATAATCCAGCCT GCACTTCCATATGTGGGTAAGATCACAGAAGGGTTAAAGCCAGACATGGCTGTGTTCTTCCAAGGGACTATTCCTACACATGCTAAAAG ctttgaaataaattttaaaacgGGACCGTCTGATGGTGATGacattgcatttcatttcaaTCCTCGCCTTGGAGAATTTGTCAACCTAAACAGCTTCAGAAACGGTAGCTGGGAAAAAAGGGAACCTACACCGGAAATACCCTTCCTTAGGGGAACAGCCTTAAATATGTTTGTTGTCATCACCTCAGAGGGCTATGAG GTCTTTGTGAATGGCTTAATTTATTGCGTCTTCAAGCATCGCATTCCTCTAGAGAAAGTTTCCATACTTGCCATTCGTGGAGATGTTATACTTCCCATCTGTGGCATTACTGGT AACTGGAAGACCTGTTCGTTCTGCACTAAAGAAACCGCAAGCTCTACACCTGTCCCTAAAGATGTTTCATATCTGATCAGCAACCCT acaCTTCCCTATATAACTGAATTCccaggaaaaataaaacaagacatGATAATACTTTTCCAAGGGACTGTTCCTGCAGATGCCAAAAG CTttgaaataaatcttaaaacagGGCCATCTGATGGAGATGACATTGCTTTAAATTTCAACCCTCGTATCGGTCAGTACGTCTACCTGAACACCTTCCGTGATGGTACTTGGGAAAAGCAAGAAACTGCACCTGACAAACCTTTCAGCAAGGGAGCAAACTTCCAAATTCTTCTAGTCATTAAATCTGAGGGCTATGAG GTCTACGTCAACGGCATAATACTCTGCATGTATAAGCACCGTATTCCTTTTCAGAAAGTTTTAACACTTGCCATTGGTGGAGATGTTTCTCTTTCCACCTGTGGTTTTATTGAT aaCTGGAAGACTTCTTCCTTTTACCCACTTATAGTGACATCAAGCCCTACACCCATCCCTAAAGATGTTACATTTCCAATCAGCAATCCT ACACTTCCCTTTGTGGGTAAAATCCAAGAAGAGATACAACAAGATGCAGCTTTACTTTTCCAAGGGACTGTTCCAGCAGATGCCAAAAG ttttgaaataaattttaaaacgGGTCCGTCTGACAAGGATGACATCGCTTTCCAATTCAATCCTTACTTTGGTCAATACATCTACCTGAACTGCTTTAGAAATGGAAAGTGGGAGAAGGAGGAAACTGCACCTGACACACCCTTCACCAAGGGAGCAGCCTTTCAAATTATTGTAGTCTTCAAATACGAGGGCTATGAG gTCTATGTGAATGGCGTGAAATGTTGCCTGTTCAATCACCGCATTCCTCTAGAGAAAGTTTCAACACTTGACTTTAGAGGCAACGTTTCCATGTCCATGTGTAATCTTATTTCT AACTGGAAGACCTCTTCCTTTTACCCACTTATAGTGACATCAAGCCCTACACCCATCCCTAAAGATGTTACATTTCCGATCAGCAACCCT ACACTTCCCTTTGTGGGTAAAATCCAAGAAGGGATACAACAAGATGCAGCTTTACTTTTCCAAGGGACTGTTCCAGCAGATGCCAAAAG ttttgaaataaattttaaaacgGGTCCGTCTGACAAGGATGACATCGCTTTCCAATTTAATCCTCGCTTTGGTCAATACATCTACCTGAACTGCTTTAGAAATGGAAAGTGGGAGAAGGAGGAAACTGCACCTGACACACCCTTCACCAAGGGAGCAGCCTTTCAAATTATTGTAGTCTTCAAATACGAGGGCTATGAG gTCTATGTGAATGGCGTGAAATGTTGCCTGTTCAATCACCGCATTCCTCCAGAGAAAGTTTCAACACTTGACTTTAGAGGCAACGTTTCCATGTCCATGTGTAATCTTATTTCT AACTGGAAGACCTCTTCCTTATTCTCGGGTATGGGAGCCACAAGCACTACAACTATACCTTTAGAGGTTGCTTATGCAGTCAAAAGCCCT ACACTTCCCTATATGGGTAATTTCCAAGGAAACGTTAAACAAGACATGGCTGTCCTTTTCCAAGGGACTGTTCCAACAGATAGCCAAAG AACTGGAAGAGTGTATCCATGA